One window of Deltaproteobacteria bacterium genomic DNA carries:
- a CDS encoding FAD-binding oxidoreductase: MARLLAARFALSEVQIAEPPRLEEIELPPPRLRPPAKLGAIFSEAPYDRAAHTHGKSFRDVVRAFRRDFAHPPDLVAFPRSEDDARAVLDWAASGGAAVIPYGGGSSVVGGVEADVGDRYRGAVSLDLSRLDRVLEVDRTSRAARIQAGVLGPALEEQLRPHGLTLRHFPQSFEFSSLGGWIATRSGGHYATLYTHIDEFVESLRVVTPAGTIETRRLPGSGAGPSPDRLFIGSEGILGVIVEAWMRLQDRPTYRASAAVTFPDFARGAEAARAVAQAGLYPANCRLLDPGEAATAGAGDGTAAVLLLAFESADHALDAWMARALALAADHGGRVPPGAGETKRAEAGAREGAAGAWRKAFLDAPYLRDALVAMGMVSETFETAITWDRFAAFDEGVRAAAEEALRRVCGAGQVTRRFTHVYPDGPAPYYTVLAPGRRGAELEQWAAIKRAASEAILALGGTITHHHAVGRDHRPWYDRERPAGFAAALGAAKAALDPRGILNPGVLIDPCPT, translated from the coding sequence ATCGCGCGGCTCCTCGCCGCCCGCTTCGCCCTGTCCGAGGTGCAGATCGCCGAGCCGCCGCGGCTGGAGGAGATCGAGCTCCCGCCTCCCCGCCTCCGGCCGCCGGCCAAGCTCGGCGCGATCTTCTCCGAAGCGCCCTACGACCGTGCCGCCCACACCCACGGGAAGTCGTTCCGCGACGTCGTGCGCGCCTTCCGTCGCGACTTCGCGCACCCGCCCGACCTGGTCGCCTTCCCGCGCTCGGAGGACGACGCTCGGGCTGTGCTCGACTGGGCGGCGTCCGGGGGCGCGGCGGTGATCCCGTACGGCGGAGGCTCGAGCGTCGTCGGCGGCGTCGAGGCCGACGTCGGCGACCGCTACCGGGGCGCCGTCTCGCTCGACCTCTCGCGGCTCGATCGCGTCCTCGAAGTCGACCGCACGTCGCGCGCCGCGCGCATCCAGGCCGGCGTGCTCGGCCCTGCCCTCGAGGAGCAGCTCAGGCCGCACGGGCTCACGCTCCGGCACTTCCCCCAGTCGTTCGAGTTCTCGTCGCTCGGCGGCTGGATCGCGACCCGCTCGGGCGGTCACTACGCCACGCTCTACACGCACATCGACGAGTTCGTGGAGTCGCTGCGCGTGGTCACGCCCGCGGGCACGATCGAGACGCGGCGGCTGCCCGGCTCGGGCGCCGGGCCGAGCCCCGATCGCCTGTTCATCGGCTCCGAGGGCATCCTCGGCGTCATCGTCGAGGCCTGGATGCGCCTGCAGGACCGTCCGACGTACCGCGCCTCGGCGGCGGTCACGTTTCCCGACTTCGCGCGCGGCGCCGAGGCGGCTCGTGCCGTCGCCCAGGCGGGCCTCTACCCGGCGAACTGCCGGCTGCTCGACCCCGGCGAGGCCGCCACCGCCGGAGCCGGTGACGGCACCGCGGCGGTGCTGCTCCTCGCCTTCGAGTCGGCCGACCACGCGCTCGACGCGTGGATGGCGCGCGCCCTGGCGCTCGCCGCGGACCACGGCGGCCGGGTGCCGCCCGGCGCCGGCGAGACGAAGCGGGCCGAGGCGGGTGCGCGGGAGGGCGCCGCGGGCGCGTGGCGCAAGGCCTTCCTCGACGCGCCCTACCTGCGCGACGCGCTGGTCGCGATGGGGATGGTGAGCGAGACCTTCGAGACGGCGATCACGTGGGATCGCTTCGCGGCGTTCGACGAGGGCGTCCGCGCCGCCGCCGAGGAAGCGCTCCGCCGCGTCTGCGGGGCCGGTCAGGTGACCCGCCGCTTCACGCACGTCTACCCGGACGGCCCCGCGCCCTACTACACGGTCCTCGCGCCCGGCCGGCGCGGCGCCGAGCTCGAGCAGTGGGCGGCGATCAAGCGCGCCGCGTCCGAGGCCATCCTCGCGCTCGGCGGGACGATCACCCACCACCACGCCGTCGGCCGCGACCACCGGCCGTGGTACGACCGCGAGCGACCCGCCGGCTTCGCCGCCGCGCTCGGCGCCGCGAAGGCCGCCCTCGATCCCCGGGGCATCCTCAACCCCGGAGTGCTCATCGACCCATGCCCGACCTGA
- a CDS encoding LLM class F420-dependent oxidoreductase, translating into MPPAVARLGASLPLPPDLAMCRRVAERAEALGYESIWIADTGAGPDAFVVAATAALATRRVRIGTAVVPIYTRALPVLAAGAGSCAQLMPGRPFVLGLGVSSETIVDAWGGVPYRRPLTRMRETVAVLRRMLAGERVTVEGKTVRSRGFRLVSPPPAPVPVYVGALMPPMLELAGEIADGVILNFMPVDAVPRMLAHVRAGAARAGRDPATLEVVARFQTVVTDDAPAARDAIRQMMGPYFATSVYNRFIAWCGFPEEARAIDTAWRTKDRARNVAAVTDEMVDRLAIIGSAEHCRARLAGFAAAGVTTPMIQPFLFDEAAIWRTFESLAPA; encoded by the coding sequence ATGCCGCCCGCCGTGGCCCGCCTCGGCGCGAGCCTCCCCCTCCCGCCCGACCTCGCGATGTGCCGCCGCGTCGCCGAGCGGGCCGAGGCGCTCGGGTACGAGAGCATCTGGATCGCCGACACGGGCGCTGGACCCGACGCCTTCGTGGTGGCCGCGACGGCCGCGCTCGCGACCCGCCGGGTCCGGATCGGCACTGCGGTCGTCCCGATCTACACCCGTGCCCTCCCCGTGCTCGCCGCCGGTGCCGGCTCGTGCGCGCAGCTCATGCCCGGCCGTCCGTTCGTCCTCGGCCTGGGTGTGTCGAGCGAGACGATCGTCGACGCCTGGGGCGGCGTACCCTACCGGCGGCCGCTCACGCGCATGCGCGAGACCGTCGCCGTGCTCCGCCGCATGCTCGCGGGCGAGCGGGTCACCGTCGAGGGGAAGACGGTGCGCAGCCGCGGCTTCCGGCTCGTCTCGCCACCGCCCGCGCCCGTGCCCGTCTACGTCGGTGCGCTCATGCCACCGATGCTCGAGCTGGCGGGCGAGATCGCCGACGGCGTCATCCTCAACTTCATGCCGGTGGACGCCGTGCCGCGCATGCTCGCGCACGTCCGCGCCGGCGCCGCGCGCGCCGGCCGCGACCCGGCGACGCTCGAGGTCGTCGCGCGCTTCCAGACCGTCGTCACCGACGACGCGCCCGCGGCGCGCGACGCGATCCGCCAGATGATGGGCCCCTACTTCGCCACCTCCGTCTACAACCGCTTCATCGCGTGGTGCGGATTTCCCGAGGAGGCACGAGCCATCGACACGGCGTGGCGGACGAAGGATCGGGCGCGCAACGTCGCGGCGGTGACCGACGAGATGGTCGACCGCCTCGCCATCATCGGCTCGGCCGAGCACTGCCGGGCGCGGCTGGCCGGGTTCGCCGCCGCGGGCGTGACGACGCCGATGATCCAGCCGTTCCTCTTCGACGAGGCGGCGATCTGGCGGACGTTTGAGAGCCTGGCGCCGGCCTGA
- a CDS encoding carnitinyl-CoA dehydratase — protein MPIHYEQQGRIVTITIDRPEQRNALDLEHFGQLADAWVRFRDDGDAWVAILTGVGDVYCVGADLKSFIPIVTERADKLQAGESKATQEGSRYTMAHSLVAVLRDGATLPDGSEFTLYKPVIAAINGICAAGGLEMMWNTDLRVCADTAWFQLAEPRRGLFPGGGSTVQSVRQLTWCHAMEVLLLADRIPAARAHEMGLVNRVVPRDRVIAEARSLAETVCLNGPLAVRACKQSAKESTFLPLREALANESRFSAGVFMSEDAKEGLAAFREKRAPLWRGR, from the coding sequence ATGCCCATCCACTACGAGCAGCAGGGTCGCATCGTCACCATCACGATCGACCGGCCCGAGCAACGGAACGCCCTGGACCTCGAGCACTTCGGGCAGCTTGCCGATGCCTGGGTTCGCTTCCGCGACGACGGCGACGCGTGGGTCGCCATCCTGACCGGGGTCGGCGACGTGTACTGTGTCGGCGCCGACCTGAAGAGCTTCATCCCGATCGTCACCGAACGCGCCGACAAGCTGCAGGCCGGCGAGTCGAAGGCCACCCAGGAGGGCTCCCGGTACACGATGGCCCATTCGCTCGTCGCCGTGCTGCGCGATGGGGCGACGCTGCCCGACGGCAGCGAGTTCACCCTCTACAAGCCGGTGATCGCCGCGATCAACGGCATCTGCGCCGCCGGCGGGCTCGAGATGATGTGGAACACCGACCTCCGCGTCTGCGCCGACACCGCGTGGTTCCAGCTCGCCGAGCCGCGCCGCGGGCTCTTCCCGGGCGGCGGGTCGACGGTGCAGAGCGTGCGGCAGCTCACCTGGTGCCACGCGATGGAGGTCCTGCTCCTCGCCGACCGCATCCCGGCCGCGCGGGCCCACGAGATGGGGCTCGTCAACCGCGTGGTGCCGCGCGATCGGGTGATCGCCGAGGCGCGCAGCCTCGCCGAGACCGTCTGCCTCAACGGCCCGCTGGCCGTCCGGGCGTGCAAGCAGTCCGCCAAGGAGAGCACGTTTCTCCCGCTGCGCGAGGCGCTCGCCAACGAGTCGCGGTTCTCCGCCGGCGTCTTCATGAGCGAGGACGCCAAGGAGGGCCTCGCCGCGTTCCGCGAGAAGCGCGCGCCGCTCTGGCGCGGGCGCTGA
- a CDS encoding glutathione S-transferase family protein translates to MVKLYEHPLSPYAQKVKIALAEKGVAFEAEIPQLAGGDLGQFRALNPRLEVPTLVDGDTAVFDSTVILEYIEDRWPTPPLLPAPPAERARVRMLEDVCDTYYEAINWACFEINVFKRAEGGLAERLLGRAAEQTAGVHAWLERQLGSRPFFNGDAFGWGDLSVVPHVQASVLIGHPPPQGSRLAAWLDRVRTRPSVAAVVEAAAASMGGFEMLPQLIASGQFVREYRDHRLDWMMRSGGVEIVLDGMRKKNIRFAHPLA, encoded by the coding sequence ATGGTGAAGCTCTACGAGCATCCGCTCTCTCCCTACGCCCAGAAGGTGAAGATCGCGCTCGCCGAGAAGGGCGTCGCGTTCGAGGCCGAGATCCCGCAGCTCGCCGGCGGCGACCTCGGGCAGTTCAGGGCGCTCAACCCACGCCTCGAGGTGCCGACGCTGGTCGACGGCGACACGGCGGTCTTCGACTCGACGGTCATCCTCGAGTACATCGAGGACCGGTGGCCGACGCCGCCGCTGCTGCCGGCGCCGCCCGCCGAGCGCGCCCGCGTGCGCATGCTCGAGGACGTCTGCGACACCTACTACGAAGCGATCAACTGGGCCTGCTTCGAGATCAACGTCTTCAAGCGCGCCGAGGGGGGCCTCGCCGAGCGGCTCCTCGGACGCGCCGCCGAGCAGACGGCTGGGGTGCACGCCTGGCTCGAGCGGCAGCTCGGCTCGCGGCCCTTCTTCAACGGGGACGCCTTCGGATGGGGCGACCTCTCGGTCGTGCCGCACGTCCAGGCCTCGGTCCTGATCGGCCACCCGCCGCCCCAGGGCTCGCGACTCGCGGCATGGCTCGACCGCGTGCGGACGCGGCCGAGCGTCGCGGCGGTGGTGGAGGCGGCCGCGGCGAGCATGGGCGGCTTCGAGATGCTCCCGCAGCTCATCGCCTCCGGCCAGTTCGTGCGCGAGTACCGCGATCACCGCCTGGACTGGATGATGCGGAGCGGCGGCGTGGAGATCGTGCTCGACGGGATGCGCAAGAAGAACATCCGCTTCGCCCACCCGCTCGCGTGA
- a CDS encoding phytanoyl-CoA dioxygenase family protein: MRDAAATAHWKRHGWLWLRGFLGEETTRDLVRWTDEIAAWPEVPGKWMRYYERRGGDPAARMLARIENFAPFHHGLAALFSSPRLLELLAACAGEPVLLFKDKINFKLPGGAGFAPHQDAPAYADFGIDHHLTLMAPVDAFTRENGCLELARDACARVFLPQNPDGTLRPGVMDALDVEPLLAAPGDVIVFDAWVPHRSGPNRSPRPRRSYYLTFNPASAGDRRAAYYARKRECFPPEYERVPGVDYAARGRQFNLGNPFD, from the coding sequence ATGCGCGACGCCGCGGCGACGGCGCACTGGAAGCGGCACGGCTGGCTCTGGCTGCGTGGCTTCCTCGGCGAGGAAACGACACGCGACCTCGTCAGGTGGACGGACGAGATCGCGGCCTGGCCCGAGGTGCCCGGGAAGTGGATGCGCTACTACGAGCGGCGCGGGGGCGACCCCGCGGCCCGGATGCTCGCGCGCATCGAGAACTTCGCGCCGTTCCATCACGGGCTCGCCGCGCTGTTCTCGAGCCCGCGGCTCCTCGAGCTCCTCGCCGCCTGCGCGGGCGAGCCCGTCCTGCTCTTCAAGGACAAGATCAATTTCAAGCTTCCCGGGGGCGCCGGCTTCGCCCCGCACCAGGACGCGCCCGCCTACGCCGACTTCGGGATCGACCATCACCTGACCCTCATGGCCCCCGTCGACGCGTTCACGCGGGAGAACGGCTGCCTCGAGCTGGCGCGCGACGCGTGCGCCCGTGTCTTCCTGCCGCAGAACCCCGACGGCACGCTGCGTCCGGGAGTCATGGACGCGCTCGACGTCGAGCCGCTGCTCGCCGCGCCGGGCGACGTGATCGTGTTCGACGCCTGGGTGCCGCACCGCTCGGGGCCGAACCGCTCGCCGCGGCCGCGGCGGTCGTATTACCTGACGTTCAACCCGGCGTCCGCGGGCGACCGGCGCGCCGCCTACTACGCACGCAAGCGCGAGTGCTTCCCGCCCGAGTACGAGCGCGTCCCCGGCGTCGACTACGCGGCGCGCGGCCGGCAGTTCAACCTCGGGAACCCCTTCGACTGA
- a CDS encoding 2Fe-2S iron-sulfur cluster binding domain-containing protein, protein MAKLRVQFESGEPERVIEFDPSRAPFQHDGRPGSILDVLLAHGIHLEHACGGNCACTTCHVVVKKGMERLSASEDAEEDLLDKAPGLTPTSRLGCQAVIEDPDAEIVVWIPRYTINQISGHGG, encoded by the coding sequence ATGGCGAAGCTGCGCGTGCAGTTCGAGAGCGGCGAGCCCGAGCGGGTGATCGAGTTCGATCCGTCCCGGGCGCCGTTCCAGCACGACGGCCGTCCGGGCTCGATCCTCGACGTGCTGCTCGCGCACGGCATTCACCTCGAGCACGCCTGCGGCGGAAACTGCGCGTGCACGACCTGCCACGTGGTCGTCAAGAAGGGCATGGAGCGTCTCTCGGCATCGGAGGATGCCGAGGAGGACCTGCTCGACAAGGCGCCCGGCCTCACGCCGACGTCGCGTCTCGGCTGCCAGGCGGTGATCGAAGACCCGGACGCCGAGATCGTGGTCTGGATCCCGAGGTACACCATCAACCAGATCTCCGGACATGGCGGTTGA
- a CDS encoding FAD-dependent oxidoreductase encodes MAVELEGRLEEVVDHGADTRSLFLRLPVDLDFRPGQFISCQLPVGDKTLIRPYSIASSPEEPRRLEILLNLVPGGPGSHYLFGLPLGATVRLTGPWGSFVLERAPEAETVFIADGTGIAPIRPMLRRALATATRHPQRLLAAAASPERVLYRAEIEALVRAHPAFRWDHVSSGALKDEVTRRYVEADADRSRRFFICGVGAVVPTLRDLLRGAGYERRAVQYEKW; translated from the coding sequence ATGGCGGTTGAGCTCGAAGGCCGGCTCGAGGAGGTGGTCGACCATGGGGCGGACACGCGCTCCTTGTTCCTCCGCCTGCCCGTGGACCTCGACTTCCGACCGGGTCAGTTCATCTCCTGCCAGCTGCCGGTGGGCGACAAGACGTTGATCCGGCCTTACTCGATCGCCTCGAGCCCCGAGGAGCCCCGCAGGCTGGAGATCCTGCTGAACCTCGTGCCGGGCGGGCCCGGGTCGCATTACCTGTTTGGCCTGCCGCTTGGCGCAACCGTGCGCCTCACCGGGCCGTGGGGCAGCTTCGTCCTCGAGCGGGCACCCGAGGCCGAGACGGTCTTCATCGCCGACGGGACCGGCATCGCGCCGATCCGGCCGATGCTCCGCCGCGCGCTGGCGACGGCGACCCGTCACCCGCAGCGGCTGCTCGCCGCGGCGGCGAGTCCGGAGCGCGTCCTCTACCGGGCGGAGATCGAAGCGCTCGTCCGAGCGCATCCGGCCTTCCGCTGGGACCACGTGTCGAGCGGCGCGCTCAAGGACGAGGTGACACGGCGCTACGTCGAGGCCGACGCCGACCGGAGCCGGCGGTTCTTCATCTGCGGCGTCGGCGCGGTCGTGCCGACGCTGCGCGACCTCCTCCGCGGCGCCGGCTACGAGCGGCGCGCCGTCCAGTACGAAAAATGGTAG
- a CDS encoding class I SAM-dependent methyltransferase, whose amino-acid sequence MLASADSSFAGDARKRWDEGAAVYDARHVRSRSRWFGPVERRMYRSLMPPAPAGRRLRVLDAGCGTGVLSAYLAAHADVVSLDLSAASLAMLRGRRAPLAPVQADLGKLPFRTGSIDAVVSNVVLPHLPDDLVARTLDELHAALRPGGTLVFTVFNWETMRRFRAFPTPRGRFPSGVYYRAYTAAEVRSLMAATPFRDVRVLGLGAVYAFCQPRRGLHQLYHRLGWATMPIEYVLQRGLGLLARAGAYLVVVARKAPEP is encoded by the coding sequence ATGCTCGCCTCGGCCGACTCGAGCTTCGCGGGCGACGCCCGCAAGCGGTGGGACGAGGGGGCGGCCGTCTACGATGCGCGGCACGTGCGCTCGCGCTCGCGCTGGTTCGGGCCCGTCGAGCGGCGCATGTACCGGAGCCTCATGCCCCCGGCTCCCGCGGGCCGCCGCCTGCGCGTGCTCGACGCCGGCTGCGGCACGGGCGTGCTCTCCGCCTATCTCGCGGCCCATGCCGACGTCGTGTCCCTGGATCTCTCGGCGGCGAGCCTCGCGATGCTCCGCGGGCGGCGGGCGCCGCTCGCGCCCGTGCAGGCCGACCTCGGCAAGCTGCCGTTCCGCACCGGCAGCATCGACGCCGTCGTCTCGAACGTCGTGCTCCCGCACCTCCCCGACGACCTGGTGGCGCGCACGCTCGACGAGCTTCATGCCGCGCTCCGCCCGGGCGGCACGCTGGTGTTCACCGTCTTCAACTGGGAGACGATGCGTCGCTTCCGAGCCTTCCCGACGCCACGTGGCCGGTTCCCGAGCGGGGTCTACTACCGGGCGTACACCGCCGCGGAGGTCCGCTCGCTGATGGCCGCGACGCCGTTCCGCGACGTGCGCGTGCTCGGCCTCGGCGCCGTCTACGCCTTCTGCCAGCCGCGTCGCGGACTCCACCAGCTGTACCACCGGCTCGGCTGGGCGACGATGCCGATCGAGTACGTGCTGCAGCGGGGCCTCGGGCTCCTGGCGCGCGCCGGCGCCTACCTGGTCGTGGTCGCCCGCAAGGCGCCCGAGCCGTAG
- a CDS encoding 2,3-diphosphoglycerate-dependent phosphoglycerate mutase — translation MPDLILLRHGESQWNLENRFTGWVDQPLSPRGEAEARGAGEKLRGRKIDKLYTSVLVRATETARLALETAGIGPLPTERDAALNERMYGDITGMNKDEARQRYGAEQVRLWRRSYDVRPPGGESLADTAARVLPYWESHILPDLKAGKNVLVVAHGNSLRALVMHLDGLTREQVLELEIPTGVPLLYEITADGQVAAKRYL, via the coding sequence ATGCCCGACCTGATCCTCCTCCGCCACGGCGAGTCGCAGTGGAACCTCGAGAACCGCTTCACCGGCTGGGTGGACCAGCCGCTCTCCCCGCGCGGCGAGGCCGAGGCGCGCGGCGCCGGCGAGAAGCTCCGCGGCCGGAAGATCGACAAGCTCTACACGTCCGTGCTCGTGCGGGCCACGGAGACCGCGCGCCTCGCGCTCGAGACGGCGGGCATCGGACCCCTGCCCACCGAGCGCGACGCAGCGCTCAACGAGCGCATGTACGGCGACATCACGGGCATGAACAAGGATGAGGCGCGGCAGCGGTACGGCGCCGAGCAGGTGCGGCTCTGGCGGCGGAGCTACGACGTCCGCCCACCCGGCGGCGAGAGCCTCGCCGACACCGCGGCGCGCGTGCTGCCGTACTGGGAGTCGCACATCCTGCCCGATCTGAAGGCGGGCAAGAACGTCCTCGTGGTCGCCCACGGGAACTCGCTGCGCGCGCTCGTCATGCACCTCGATGGGTTGACGCGCGAGCAGGTGCTGGAGCTGGAGATCCCCACGGGCGTTCCCCTGCTGTACGAGATCACCGCCGACGGACAGGTCGCCGCCAAGCGATACCTGTAG
- a CDS encoding glycosyltransferase, translating to MTAVYGARSAPAGSSSTQRPTAVRSEVTAPATARAPGVSPARTAMRARRLMRLAGAYLARLIGGSRRLPSRGGLALIRARAGMRRACARARCRASREPCRPLALTVCILLHFRSPVTRRILLVEHSETGLVGGSLTGLLHLVRGLDPRAYASTLLLYEQKPLDGALAGTGCRVLVLPASGLGRRVPVRRTLDDRAGRLVHLRRQAGAIRRFVQQVVPRARTLVPLLRAERPDIVHLGNSIKANLDGVVAARWARVPVLAHEKGLVGYGPLERFWARGIDCCVCMTDAVRRHLVSQGVRPRRLAVVHDGLDLARFRPARDPATVRTELGLDADQPAIGMAVNIQPWKGQDVTLRAVAALAEEFPDLVCVLAGGVVRGAEPFAAALDEFVHARRLGGRVRFLGPRSDIPDLLSALDVVVHASVLPEPFGRILIEAMALGKPVVASNAGGVPEIVVDGRTGVLVPPRDHGALAHALGTLLRDPARRARMGAEARARVREHFSVERFARAMQGIYGEMLGG from the coding sequence ATGACCGCCGTGTACGGCGCGAGGTCGGCGCCGGCGGGGAGCTCCTCCACCCAGCGGCCGACGGCGGTCAGGAGCGAGGTCACGGCCCCCGCGACCGCGCGCGCGCCGGGAGTGTCACCGGCGAGGACGGCGATGCGGGCGAGACGGCTCATGCGGCTGGCGGGCGCTTATCTCGCACGCCTCATCGGAGGGTCAAGGCGATTGCCGTCGCGTGGCGGGTTGGCGCTCATCCGGGCTCGGGCAGGAATGCGGCGAGCTTGCGCTCGTGCACGGTGTCGCGCAAGCCGGGAGCCGTGTCGTCCTCTTGCGCTGACGGTCTGCATCTTGCTTCACTTCCGGTCCCCCGTGACACGGCGAATCCTCCTCGTCGAGCACAGCGAGACCGGTCTGGTCGGTGGCTCGCTCACCGGTCTCCTCCACCTGGTGCGGGGCCTCGACCCGAGGGCCTACGCGTCGACGCTTCTCCTCTACGAGCAGAAGCCGCTCGACGGAGCGCTGGCGGGTACGGGCTGCCGGGTGCTCGTATTGCCCGCGAGCGGGCTCGGCCGGCGGGTTCCGGTGCGGCGGACGCTCGACGACCGCGCCGGCCGGCTGGTCCATCTGCGGCGCCAGGCCGGCGCCATCCGGCGGTTCGTTCAGCAGGTGGTGCCGCGCGCTCGGACGCTCGTCCCCCTGCTGCGCGCCGAGCGGCCCGACATCGTCCATCTCGGCAACAGCATCAAGGCGAACCTCGACGGCGTGGTGGCGGCGCGCTGGGCGCGGGTGCCGGTGCTGGCCCACGAGAAGGGCCTGGTGGGCTACGGGCCGCTCGAGCGTTTCTGGGCCCGCGGCATCGACTGCTGCGTGTGCATGACCGACGCCGTCCGCCGCCATCTCGTGAGCCAGGGTGTGCGTCCCCGGCGTCTCGCCGTCGTGCACGACGGTCTCGACCTCGCCCGGTTTCGTCCGGCGCGCGACCCCGCGACGGTCCGAACGGAACTCGGTCTCGACGCCGATCAACCGGCGATCGGCATGGCGGTCAACATCCAGCCCTGGAAGGGGCAGGACGTCACGCTGCGCGCCGTGGCCGCGCTCGCGGAGGAGTTTCCGGACCTGGTGTGCGTGCTCGCGGGCGGCGTCGTGCGAGGGGCCGAGCCCTTCGCGGCCGCGCTCGACGAGTTCGTGCACGCCCGGAGGCTCGGCGGCCGGGTCCGCTTCCTCGGCCCGCGCTCGGACATCCCCGACCTGCTGAGCGCCCTCGACGTCGTCGTGCATGCCTCGGTGCTGCCCGAGCCCTTCGGCCGCATCCTGATCGAGGCGATGGCGCTCGGGAAACCCGTCGTGGCCAGCAACGCGGGCGGGGTGCCCGAGATCGTGGTCGACGGACGGACGGGCGTCCTGGTCCCTCCCCGCGACCACGGCGCGCTGGCGCATGCGCTCGGCACGCTGCTCCGTGATCCCGCGCGGCGCGCGCGGATGGGCGCCGAGGCGCGCGCGCGCGTGCGCGAGCACTTCTCGGTGGAGCGGTTCGCGCGCGCCATGCAGGGCATCTACGGCGAGATGCTCGGCGGCTGA
- a CDS encoding rhodanese-like domain-containing protein encodes MEIPQTTPPEAFETLRRQPGAVYLDVRTEGEFEAGHPAGARNVPVVFFDQTAGKPVPNPEFLAVVERNFAPTTKLVIGCQAGGRSQRACEILAEAGYGDVTNVRGGFGGAHDQSGRIVVPGWRDAGLPVETGATPGASYAELKGKR; translated from the coding sequence ATGGAGATCCCGCAGACCACCCCACCCGAGGCCTTCGAGACCCTCCGGCGCCAGCCCGGTGCCGTCTACCTCGACGTCCGCACCGAGGGCGAGTTCGAGGCCGGTCATCCGGCAGGAGCGCGCAACGTGCCCGTCGTCTTCTTCGACCAGACGGCCGGGAAGCCCGTGCCCAACCCCGAGTTCCTCGCGGTCGTCGAGCGCAACTTCGCGCCCACGACGAAGCTCGTCATCGGCTGCCAGGCGGGCGGCCGGTCGCAGCGCGCGTGCGAGATCCTCGCGGAGGCGGGCTATGGCGACGTGACCAACGTGCGCGGCGGCTTCGGCGGCGCGCACGACCAGTCGGGGCGCATCGTCGTGCCCGGCTGGCGCGACGCGGGCCTGCCGGTCGAGACGGGGGCGACGCCGGGGGCGAGCTACGCCGAGCTGAAGGGCAAGCGGTAG
- a CDS encoding methyltransferase domain-containing protein, protein MLPGNPAPLRLPASDRGGTDHDRLQSQAPGLRHSEICRAGPADVSLEKPPGADAGREPGAAGARQVVAGIMAFMMRKKQVGHLFHRLRQLRRRRRTLARIARAQRRPGPPAVDPVWPLPRHPNGPSDDDIRAQFAKHSRWYYAYEFDGGLDGSPPGSAALRLDLRNGKGQTARADGTLQRFRHFMPWLLQATGGNLRGRRVLDIACNSGFWSLQCALLGAEEVVGFDARPELIEQARYVQSVVGVENVNFRVLDFWQMSRETLGGPFDVVLNLGILYHLPKPLEALELCRSLAREYMLLDTAVYPARHPLIRVAWEEPLDIRLAASGGIVMFPSKPGIELMLKHVGLRDCLEIPLRTTDMPLDYLTGDRASWLIRLPGRAAP, encoded by the coding sequence ATGCTTCCCGGCAACCCTGCGCCACTACGTCTGCCCGCATCCGACCGGGGCGGCACGGATCACGATCGCCTTCAATCTCAAGCACCCGGGCTTCGTCATTCCGAGATATGCCGAGCCGGACCCGCCGACGTTTCTCTGGAGAAACCTCCGGGGGCCGATGCTGGTCGCGAGCCGGGCGCGGCGGGCGCTCGGCAGGTGGTGGCCGGGATCATGGCGTTCATGATGCGGAAGAAGCAGGTCGGGCACCTGTTTCACCGGCTCCGCCAGCTCCGGAGACGGCGGCGCACCCTCGCGCGGATCGCCAGAGCCCAGCGTCGGCCCGGGCCTCCCGCGGTCGACCCCGTATGGCCGCTCCCGCGGCATCCGAACGGACCTTCCGACGACGACATCCGCGCGCAGTTCGCGAAGCACAGCCGCTGGTACTATGCCTACGAGTTCGACGGCGGCCTCGACGGTTCACCACCCGGGAGCGCCGCTCTCCGCCTGGACCTCCGCAACGGCAAGGGCCAGACGGCGCGGGCCGACGGGACGCTCCAGCGGTTTCGCCACTTCATGCCGTGGCTCCTGCAGGCCACCGGAGGGAACCTCCGCGGCCGGCGCGTGCTCGACATCGCCTGCAACTCCGGGTTCTGGTCGCTCCAGTGCGCCCTCCTCGGCGCCGAGGAGGTCGTGGGCTTCGACGCGCGCCCGGAGCTCATCGAGCAGGCGCGCTACGTGCAGTCCGTCGTCGGCGTCGAGAACGTCAACTTCCGGGTCCTCGACTTCTGGCAGATGAGCCGCGAGACGCTGGGCGGGCCCTTCGACGTCGTGCTCAACCTCGGGATCCTCTACCACCTCCCGAAGCCCCTCGAGGCGCTCGAGCTCTGCCGCTCGCTGGCGCGGGAGTACATGCTGCTCGACACGGCCGTGTACCCTGCCCGTCATCCGCTGATTCGCGTGGCCTGGGAGGAGCCGCTGGACATCCGGCTGGCGGCCAGTGGCGGCATCGTCATGTTTCCCAGCAAGCCCGGCATCGAGCTGATGCTGAAGCACGTCGGCCTGAGGGATTGCCTCGAAATCCCGCTCCGCACGACGGACATGCCCCTCGACTACCTGACCGGCGACCGCGCCTCGTGGCTGATTCGGCTGCCGGGCCGCGCCGCCCCCTGA